Genomic DNA from Ornithorhynchus anatinus isolate Pmale09 chromosome 14, mOrnAna1.pri.v4, whole genome shotgun sequence:
TCCCCTCTCtaatcccccaccccccgcccggcctcACTTCTCCTCCCTTGGGCCCAGCCCGGCCGCCCACACCTTGCCGTCGGGGTGGTAGACGAAGAGGTTGCGCGTGCGGTTGTCCTGGAGGAAGGTGAGCTGCAGGCCGTGGGCTTGGCCTGTCTTCTCCGGCTGGAAGTTGGCGTTGATCCTGTCCACCTGGATGGTCATCTTGGGCTCCCTGGACTAGGCACGGGCAGATCTCGGCATGGCAGAGCCCCCGGGGACGGGATGGGCGGTTTTCCCAAGGACCACCCCCGAGGGCTGGGATTCTACCCGGTCCAGGGGAAGGCAGGGCGGAGGGAAGCGGGCTGGGGCTAGGGGatagcagggaggatggtggatgGGGGTAGTTTTCAGGGCCTGGGGTGGGAGTCTCTCTCAGGCCAGGGGACCAAGTGCGGGCTGGGGACCCTAACTCACATCCTGCTTGGAGAAGTACTTGAGGCAGCTGTCCCTCTCGGACAGCAGGAAGCGGCAGGGATGGTACTGGGCCTGGTCCCGGCCCCGTTTCCACAGGGTTCCCTCCCGCTGCCCTGCAAGACCCAGAGATGCACATCCAGGAGTTTTCAGCgacaccccattcattcattcattcgttcaatcgtatttattgaacactttctgtgtgcagagcactgttctaagcgcttggaagaggaaaatgtaacaataaacagacacattccctgcccacaacgagcttacagtctagagggggagactgtagAGACCCCATCCTTCCTCTTCTGACCAccacctgcccctctcccagaaCAGAAGGCCCGGCTTGGGAACCCTGTCGGAGTCAggatgccaccccctccccagaggcCACccttcagcccccagcccctcctcaccGTTGGAATACGGCAACTTCTGCTCTGGAGACGAGAACTCTTGGCGCTCATACTTAGCCCTGATCCACTGTTCCCTCAGGACCCTAGTGGGGAGCAGGTAGGGGGCTCAGAGCCAGAGCAACAGCTGCCCACAGAACCCACCATCCTCTCCTCGTCCTCCCAAGCCCCCGGAGGAAGGAAGGGCTCTTACTGGCAGTCGGCCTGGTTGGGCTGGTAGTAGTAGGCAGGGACAAGGGCCTCGTACGTGCCTCTGGCCACCAGGTTGCCGTGCTGAGCCAAGAACTGCAAGACCAGTGGTCCACTCAGACCCACCCTGCGGGGCCACCCTCCTTTCCCATGAGCTcagccctccccaccgcccctctGGCCAGGGACCAAGACTTCATGGGATCAGTTCAAGAGCAGGGGATGGCCACGGGACTGGGTGGCCCAGATCTTGGATGAGGGCTTCCTGTggactgaggatggggaggaggggaaggggaagagaagccgGGGATCagaggacaggaaggaggagTGGGTTGGGACCTGTGGCCCGAAACCACACCCTGCAGGTAGAAAGTTCAGAGTGCTAGTCCGTAGGCCAAAGGCCTCTCCAGGGCCATGGGGCGGAGGCTCCAGGAGAAGGCTATGACTTTGGAGGGTGGGACTTCCAGGGCCTTGTGCTCCCTGCCTGGCGTCAGGAGGAAACGGGGCTTCCCCTCCAGATCCATCTGGGAAAATAAGCTCCCTCTGGGGTAGCCCAACGCAGCTGGCCCCAGAGCCCTCCGGGATAGTCCAGCCCAGCTCCAGGTTCCTGACTCCACTTTCGAGGCACTCACTggtccccccggctccccagTTCCTCCtgtacccctcccttcccctccagagaGCAAGGGCCGCTGACCTTCACCTGCGTCTCCTCCCAGTGCCCCATCTGCAGGGACTTGACCCGGCTCAGTTCGGGCAAGTTGCGATGGATGCCGGAGCATTTCAGGCAGATGAAGACGCCCAGCGTGTAGGAAGCCCACTCGGGATCTAGTtggacaatcaatcattcaatggtatttactgagtgcttattatgtgcagagcactgtaacaagcacttgggagagaacagtataacagaattagcagatacgttccttgtccacaacaaacttacagtctggaggacagcAGGACAGGAGCCCCGAGGCTGGCTCCTCCCACCCGTCCCCCACCGCTCATTcctgccctcagctctctgttcctcagttatctcatctgtaaaatgggggttgagaccgtgagccccacatgggacagggactgtgtccaactcgatctgcttgtaatcaccccagtgctaagtacggtgtttgacatattgtaagcgctttacaaatatcattattaatataatcattgttattattattcagctctcCAGGCCTTTCTATGGACAGGGCCAGGCTTAAGGACCCCAGGAACTATGGCTAGActctaataatcatggcatttgttaagcccttactatgtgcaaagcactgtactaagccctgggctagatataacCTGCCCTAGTAGAtaggaggacgggcctgggagtcagcaggacctgggttctaatgatggctcagaggatagagcatgggcctgggagtcagaaggtcgtgggttctaatcccggctcggccacttgtctgctctgtgaccttaggcaagtcacttcacttctctgtgcctcagctccctcatctgtaaaatggggattgaacctgtaagccccatgtggggcagggacagtgcccaaccctgtttgcttgcatccaccccagcgcttagtacagtgcctgacacacagcaagcacttaacaaataccacaattataataataatatcataattgtaataataataatcccagctctgccacttgtctgctgtgtgaccttgggcaagacacttaacttccctatgcctcagtaaccccatctgtaaaatgtgaattaagattctgagccctatgtgggacagggactgtgtccaacctgatgatctcgtatctatcccagtgcttagaacagtgcctgacacatagtaaatgcttaacaaataccatcatgaataTATaaaatactcaggttggacacagtccctgtccctcatggggctcacagactctacTCCTGATTTGTGCTTCATCCCCAACAAGCCCAAGGTGGGGGACATTTTAAAACACTTTCTACTGAGCAGTGGGGGCTCAGAGTAAGACTAGAGTAGATGTTTTCTGGGCTTCCAGCCATGAGCTCAGCTGCTGCCTTTCCCTCACATCTCCACTCACACCCTCCTCTCTTGGCCACAGCCAAGATGATCCCATCCTCTAAAGAATTCTGAACACGGGTCAGCTCCCAACTCTGGGCTCTTCTCTCTAACTCTTctccatcccatctctgccaggggaaagaccccgggggggtgggtctctccttctcccctgggGCCCCCACACCAACTTCCAGAGGAACAAAAGAGCAGAAAAGCCCTCCAAACCAGCACTCAGGGGCAAAGGAAGGGTGGACAGTGAGGCCTGAGGGGCCGCTGTGATCCCTGGAGCGCCTGACCGACTATGGGGAGCAGACCTGGACTTTGGGGCTTGACCAGCTCCAGACCccttagaggggcagcagagtggCCATCCAGTTATACCTCAAGAGGGTtaaaggataaaaataataataatgatgttggtatttgttaagcgcttactatgtgccaagcaccgttctaagcactggggtagatacaaggtaaacagatcatcccacgtgaggctcacggtcttcatctccattttacagatgaggtaactgaggcacagagaagtgaagtgacttgcccaaggtcacacagctgactaatggcagaggcgggattagaacccatggcctctgactcccaagcccgggctctttccactaagtcacgctgcttctcgtgatgagGATGAGCAGGATGAGCAGCAGGatgagcagcatagtctagtggaaagagtacagcccctgggagtaagaggatttaggttctaatcctgactctgccaattgcctcctgtgtgactttgggctagtcacttaactcctctgtgcttccctcatctgcaaaatgggaattcactacctgttttctctcctacttagactgtgggccctgtgtgggatagggactctatccgacctgctcgtatctaccccagcacttagtacagtgcttggcacatagtaagtgcttaacaaacatcactcattattataataataattataatatataataataataataagtaagtgGAGAGACCCCGTAGTGGGTGGGTGTTCATTCTGTGGGTGCCCTGGGGCCTTGCCCCCATTCAACAGTGCCAAGACTGCCCCTAGGCTGTGGCATGGCCTCATTTCTGGCTGAAGACGGGCTCCAAGCTCATACCCTGTCCTAAGGAGATAGAGGGGGGCAGCCTatgccctccccctctgcccctcagctgtgACTCAGGCACCTCCCAGTAAAGCCTGGAAGCAACTACTTTGGTCCCCAGCCTTGTGGCAAGGTCAGGGAGAAAGATCCGAAGTTCTAGCCGGGAGATTACCAGAgggcagaagggcctgagttcgaaGTCTGCAGAGAAGAAGGGTCAGGCAGGACTTTTGGGCCCTGGGCTCCTGCCCTGACTGAGGGAGTCCCATCTGTTCTGATCGAATGGTCACTGTGTGCCTTGGGGAATGCCAAGCAAAGAACAAGGCAGGTCTCCAGTGTGAGAATCGGGGGATTCAGATAcagaaagtggcagaacccagagcAGATGAGTGACTCATTGGGGCCCGAATAGCAGTGACATGTACGGGAAACTACGATTTATAGAGCTCTGGACTAGTGCTAACTGTTGGCCACCGAAGGGCTTAGagtggggaggcctcctggaagtgTGTGCGGGGGGTTCCAAATGGCATTTCTCCCAACTCACATCCAAATGTTCAACGCCTCATTTGCCCGCTCTTCAGGGAGGGTAATCCCCCCGTCCGGAAATAAGGACTCCTGGCCCCGTGACCGCCTTCCCACCTGCGGCCCATCAGCCGCCCGGCTCACCTGGCTCTCCGCAGTCGGCACAGACATCGTTCCCGGGCCTGCGTCTCACCTCCCACAGGTCCCGCACGGCCCCTTCGGAACACCCCGCCATCTGAGCTGGCAGCCGGTAGGGTCAGGAGCTACGGCCCCGTTGGGAACCACCAGAccgaagagaaagagatgggttaAAAGaccagggaggggggatgatggagaaggagggatgggggggaaggcAGCAGAGTCCTAGGAGTTgacggagagagatgggagaaggaagagaaggagggggagaaggagaaggagaagaaagaagagaagaaggacaAGGAGGCGGTGGCGGTTCCgggtagggaagggaggaaacACAGAAATCAGATCAGCTCCAGAACCGGTTtgtccacactgctcctcccctcGGGGGAAAGGGTCAAAGGCTGGGGACACCCAGCGCAGCAGCTCAAAGGCCCAGGCAAAAACTGGGCCCAGAGGGGAACGGTAGGAGCAGCAGGGCAGGATGGGGTCCAGGCCGGAGCAGAGGTGCCCTGGCCTCAGATCtgagctccatcaccttgcctcctcctcctcctaccttacctcctgatttcctactaccacccagcacactcatttcacctctctaacaccaacctactcacttgatctcttttatctcccccctcttttcctctgctcctcctccccattgcccccactccctccctctgctctacccccctctccgccccacggcactcgtgtttatatgtacatatttattattctattcattttattaatgatgtgtctctatctataattctctttatctatagggatgcctgtttacttgttttgatgtctgtctcccaccttcacagtgagcccattgttgggtagggattgtctctattggttgctgaactgtagtttccaagtgcttagtacagtgctctgaatataataatgaatgaattattatataataatattatcatataatatatatcattatatataatataatattatgaatataataatgaagaatgaatgacccCAGCCTAcgttctgcctctgccctggaattccctccccgttTATATGGGACagacctccaccctccccaccttcgagcccctcgcctccaagaggcttttcccaacaGAGGCCCgatttccccccattccctctgcctgctgtgtcacccttggatttctaccct
This window encodes:
- the LOC100079332 gene encoding arf-GAP with dual PH domain-containing protein 1-like gives rise to the protein MAGCSEGAVRDLWEVRRRPGNDVCADCGEPDPEWASYTLGVFICLKCSGIHRNLPELSRVKSLQMGHWEETQVKFLAQHGNLVARGTYEALVPAYYYQPNQADCQVLREQWIRAKYERQEFSSPEQKLPYSNGQREGTLWKRGRDQAQYHPCRFLLSERDSCLKYFSKQDSREPKMTIQVDRINANFQPEKTGQAHGLQLTFLQDNRTRNLFVYHPDGKEIVDWFNSIRFVQLHYLKVAFPKARDDELRDRLTCSFLKEGYMEKRGPGPRDGFKRRWFTLDRRRLMYFKDPLDAFAKGEVFIGSREHGYDIRRGLPPGVPQGHGTWQHGLTLVTPDRHYLFACEMESEQNDWFSTFSRVIEKPMTPQDHAMEANFLRGP